The Erigeron canadensis isolate Cc75 chromosome 4, C_canadensis_v1, whole genome shotgun sequence genome window below encodes:
- the LOC122596718 gene encoding FK506-binding protein 4-like: MATEVDDGYVTTGVDDNYVEEEGDYYDEEEDYDYDEEYVEEEEDEYGFLSDVFATEGDEDETETLKYFELLKVPAEDYKNLSPEQRVHWMTAHFLIQRNEPPKPPKKEQVSNGEEQVSKVEEESKVAEDGDVEEESKVPKTSDDDGGSGPRGASWKSSSKPGGV, from the exons atggcaaCGGAGGTGGATGATGGTTATGTAACAACGGGGGTGGATGATAATTATGTAGAGGAGGAGGGTGATTATTATGATGAGGAGGAggattatgattatgatgaagaatatgtggaggaggaggaggatgaaTATGgttttttgtcagatgtttttgCAACGGAGGGTGATGAGGATGAGACGGAAACTTTGAAGTATTTTGAACTATTGAAAGTCCCTGCTGAGGATTATAAAAATCTATCCCCTGAACAAAG AGTACACTGGATGACAGCACATTTCCTTATACAAAGAAA CGAACCACCAAAACCACCAAAAAAAGAACAAGTTTCAAATGGAGAAGAACAAGTATCAAAAGTCGAAGAAGAATCAAAAGTGGCAGAAGACGGCGACGTAGAAGAAGAATCAAAAGTACCAAAA ACGAGTGATGATGATGGAGGATCCGGACCAAGGGGGGCCTCTTGGAAAAGCAGCAGTAAACCAGGTGGTGTTTGA
- the LOC122598414 gene encoding uncharacterized protein LOC122598414 isoform X2 encodes MATEVDDEYVEEEDEYGYLSDNYSTDDEDDDMESLIHFDLLKVPFEGYKDLSPEERVRWMTIHFIIQKNDFLFKPRRGQKSKVAEQVSKVAEESKVAEQVSKVVEEGSKVEEESKVTEDGDVEEESKVPKMNE; translated from the exons ATGGCAACGGAGGTGGATGATGAATATGTAGAGGAGGAGGATGAATATGGTTATTTGTCTGATAATTATTCAAcggatgatgaggatgatgatatGGAATCTTTGATTCATTTTGATCTATTGAAAGTGCCTTTTGAGGGTTATAAAGATCTATCCCCCGAAGAAAG AGTACGCTGGATGACAATACATTTCATTATACAAAAAAA TGATTTTTTGTTTAAGCCAAGAAGAGGACAAAAATCTAAAGTGGCAGAACAAGTCTCAAAAGTAGCAGAAGAATCAAAAGTGGCAGAACAAGTTTCAAAAGTAGTAGAAGAAGGATCAAAAGTAGAAGAAGAATCAAAAGTGACAGAAGACGGCGACGTAGAAGAAGAATCAAAAGTACCAAAA ATGAatgaataa
- the LOC122598414 gene encoding uncharacterized protein LOC122598414 isoform X1, translating into MATEVDDEYVEEEDEYGYLSDNYSTDDEDDDMESLIHFDLLKVPFEGYKDLSPEERVRWMTIHFIIQKNHCSDFLFKPRRGQKSKVAEQVSKVAEESKVAEQVSKVVEEGSKVEEESKVTEDGDVEEESKVPKMNE; encoded by the exons ATGGCAACGGAGGTGGATGATGAATATGTAGAGGAGGAGGATGAATATGGTTATTTGTCTGATAATTATTCAAcggatgatgaggatgatgatatGGAATCTTTGATTCATTTTGATCTATTGAAAGTGCCTTTTGAGGGTTATAAAGATCTATCCCCCGAAGAAAG AGTACGCTGGATGACAATACATTTCATTATACAAAAAAA TCATTGTAGTGATTTTTTGTTTAAGCCAAGAAGAGGACAAAAATCTAAAGTGGCAGAACAAGTCTCAAAAGTAGCAGAAGAATCAAAAGTGGCAGAACAAGTTTCAAAAGTAGTAGAAGAAGGATCAAAAGTAGAAGAAGAATCAAAAGTGACAGAAGACGGCGACGTAGAAGAAGAATCAAAAGTACCAAAA ATGAatgaataa
- the LOC122596644 gene encoding SKP1-like protein 12 has translation MGQEEEERVDDEYEGEEKPYYQLDDGKFEVTYEHITESKGIRMLFQYGWAGELPGAIEGVRGPIVRKAFDFCKARGEVKKQHWKDGEIILQQKLKLFDDKFFQENHSDAIDLSDVACRLKIRSLFYLMKERAAEMLAEKTPDDIRKHFRVRYVADEITDREVRRMKRVVSIAPWAFRSCSSRTSLNPVVSDA, from the exons ATGGgccaagaagaagaagaacggGTCGACGACGAGTACGAGGGGGAGGAGAAGCCGTATTATCAGTTGGATGATGGAAAATTCGAGGTCACCTATGAGCATATCACGGAGTCTAAGGGCATCCGTATGCTTTTCCAGTATGGATGGGCTGGTGAGTTACCTGGCGCTATCGAAGGCGTACGTGGCCCCATCGTTCGAAAGGCTTTTGATTTCTGCAAGGCACGTGGGGAGGTCAAGAAGCAGCATTGGAAAGATGGTGAAATCATCCTCCAACAAAAATTGAAGCTTTTCGATGACAAGTTTTTCCAAGAAAATCATTCCGATGCTATTGATCTCTCCGAT gTGGCTTGCCGTTTGAAGATCAGAAGCCTCTTTTACCTGATGAAGGAACGTGCTGCTGAAATGCTCGCTGAGAAGACTCCCGATGACATTCGCAAGCACTTCAGAGTACGTTATGTGGCAGATGAAATTACTGATCGTGAGGTACGTAGGATGAAAAGGGTGGTCAGTATCGCTCCTTGGGCTTTTCGCTCTTGTTCAAGTCGCACTAGCTTAAATCCTGTGGTTTCAGATGCGTAA